From Panthera uncia isolate 11264 chromosome X, Puncia_PCG_1.0, whole genome shotgun sequence, the proteins below share one genomic window:
- the RNF113A gene encoding E3 ubiquitin-protein ligase RNF113A produces MAEQLSPGKTTDQVCTFLFKKPGARKGAAGRRKRPVCDKESGDSSGSSDEGNTVVRPEKKRAIHNPMIQKTRGSGKQKEAYGDLSSEEEATEPESLGVVYKSTRSAKPVGPEDMGATAVYELDTEKERDAQAIFERSQKIQEELRGKEDDKIYRGINNYQKYMKPKDTSMGNASSGMVRKGPIRAPEHLRATVRWDYQPDICKDYKETGFCGFGDSCKFLHDRSDYKHGWQIERELDEGRYGVYEDENYEVGSDDEEIPFKCFICRQTFQNPVVTKCRHYFCESCALQHFRTTPRCYVCDQQTNGVFNPAKELIAKLEKHRAAEVGGASDFPEDPDESPNPIT; encoded by the coding sequence ATGGCAGAGCAACTTTCGCCGGGAAAGACCACGGACCAGGTGTGCACCTTCCTCTTCAAAAAGCCCGGTGCACGAAAAGGGGCTGCGGGCCGCAGAAAGCGCCCGGTCTGCGACAAGGAGTCCGGAgacagcagcggcagcagcgaCGAAGGCAACACAGTGGTTCGCCCGGAAAAGAAGCGGGCGATCCACAACCCGATGATACAGAAGACTCGTGGCAGTGGTAAACAGAAGGAGGCTTACGGCGACTTGAGCAGCGAGGAGGAGGCGACCGAGCCCGAGAGCCTTGGCGTGGTGTACAAGTCCACCCGCTCGGCCAAGCCCGTGGGACCAGAGGATATGGGCGCGACTGCGGTCTACGAGCTAGACACAGAGAAGGAGCGTGACGCGCAAGCCATCTTTGAGCGCAGCCAGAAGATCCAGGAGGAGCTGAGGGGCAAGGAAGATGACAAGATCTATCGGGGGATCAATAATTATCAGAAATACATGAAGCCCAAGGATACGTCTATGGGCAATGCTTCCTCCGGTATGGTGAGGAAGGGCCCCATCCGAGCTCCCGAGCATCTACGCGCCACCGTGCGCTGGGATTACCAGCCCGACATTTGCAAAGACTACAAGGAGACTGGCTTTTGCGGCTTCGGAGACAGCTGCAAGTTCCTCCATGACCGTTCAGATTACAAGCATGGGTGGCAGATCGAACGTGAGCTTGATGAGGGTCGCTATGGCGTCTATGAGGATGAAAACTATGAAGTGGGAAGCGATGATGAGGAAATACCATTCAAGTGTTTCATCTGTCGCCAGACCTTCCAGAATCCAGTTGTCACCAAGTGCAGGCATTATTTCTGTGAGAGCTGTGCGCTGCAGCATTTCCGCACCACCCCTCGCTGCTATGTCTGTGACCAGCAGACCAATGGCGTCTTCAATCCAGCGAAAGAATTGATTGCTAAGTTGGAGAAGCACCGAGCTGCGGAAGTGGGTGGTGCTTCCGATTTCCCAGAAGACCCCGATGAGAGTCCAAACCCCATCACTTAG
- the NDUFA1 gene encoding NADH dehydrogenase [ubiquinone] 1 alpha subcomplex subunit 1, with amino-acid sequence MWFEILPGLGVMAVCLVIPGIATAHIHRFCNGGKEKRVAYYRYQWSLMQRDRRISGVNRHYVSKGLENID; translated from the exons ATGTGGTTCGAGATTCTGCCCGGCCTCGGCGTCATGGCCGTGTGCTTGGTCATCCCCGGCATAGCCACTGCGCACATCCACAGGTTCTGTAACGGGGGCAAG GAAAAAAGGGTTGCCTATTATCGGTATCAATGGAGTTTGATGCAAAGAGACAGGCGCATCTCTGGAGTTAATCGTCACTATGTGTCAAAG GGTTTGGAAAATATTGATTAA